The region GAATATCTCCGATTGAAATCGGGAGAGTGAACATCACCGGGTCGGTCTTCTTTGAAGGAAGATCACTCCGCTGGATCACGGCAGAGATATTCTCATCTGCAAGGTAGTCTTTAATAAATTTGCTGATTGGGGGCATCTTTAACGCCGTCAAGAGTGGCACCTTCATCTCCACGTCCTTGAGCATACTTGCCATATCGATTGTGGCATCCTTCTTTCTTGTCACCATTCCACGGTATGGATATGGCTTAACTTTCTCAGTTTCCTCTCTCTGACTTTCCTCTGAGGATTCACCTCCCACTTTTGCATTGCCCTTTTCACTCCCTTTTGCTTGCTCTGCTCCGTtggattctccttctccttcatgGCTCGACCCAGACGTAAATGCTGGAGGTTCCACAGGTGGAGTAGGGCCCTGGTAGGCTTTTCCTGATCTCAGGGTTACTTCGCTAATGTTTTCACGACTAGGTGTCTACACAGTGGCTGGAATCCTTCCTTCATTTCCTctcagctcgcccagtgacatcGCAACTTGCGAAAGTTGCTTTGTCAGCATCTCCAACGCCGCCCGCTGCTCCTTCTAAGCCTCTTGGATTTCCTGTATTGCATTATTAGGATGGTGTGGTACTATCATATCTCCCTGACTATCGTTGGGGTGTCGGTTGTATCTTTGATTCGGCGGTCCCCCATTGTAGTTGGGTTGCGGGTAGTCATATTGCCCATAATGCTCTTGCTGGTATTGCGGCTGATTGTGCTGTTGATTTCCAGGGTACAGATTTCCCCGTTGGTGTGGTGGAACGTAGCTGACCATTTGGTTGTTTGGCTGTCTTCCCTGGTTGCTTGACTATGGGCCCTGAGTGTCTGCTTGACCAGTTGGGTTGTCCTCCATtagaccagttcccttgagttCCGCTTTGTAttctgttccctccagtgtttggtttatcctggatccgagcaggccagttgggctgcccttcaGAGGGTTGCATCTGCTGTGTTGAGGGTTGAGGTAGTTGGCTTTGACTCTGATTAGTCCACCTAAAATTAGGGTGGTCTCTCCATGGAGcgtctctctgcttcccctgaaTCCAGTTACCACTCGCATTCCAGAGACCCACGGCATTTACTTGGGGCAGCGGCTCTATCTCAGGGGGGAATTCGCAATAgtagtagtgatgctcttctggcggaggcggtggcgacACATACTGCGTCTCTGTTGGTGCAGGGGGTGGAGGCGGTCTGGCATTCTCCACTGCCTCAAGAAACTTCTTTTtcatttgctcaaatcgagcctccaacttttcatcattgcgcgcctctgctacATGCACTGCCCCTCTTCTATACTGCCCTCGGGAAGTCTCATACGAGCGCTTAGCCTCGATAAGCCTTTCCAGGATTTTTTGGGTTGGCTGAATGGggtctttgagaaatccccttgggcaGCGAGGTTTAGATCATTCTTGCTATCGACTGTCAGTCCACCATAGAAGATCGAatagatctcccgctcccc is a window of Salvia splendens isolate huo1 chromosome 3, SspV2, whole genome shotgun sequence DNA encoding:
- the LOC121796803 gene encoding uncharacterized protein LOC121796803 produces the protein MKKKFLEAVENARPPPPPAPTETQYVSPPPPPEEHHYYYCEFPPEIEPLPQVNAVGLWNASGKAYQGPTPPVEPPAFTSGSSHEGEGESNGAEQAKGSEKGNAKVGGESSEESQREETEKVKPYPYRGMVTRKKDATIDMASMLKDVEMKVPLLTALKMPPISKFIKDYLADENISAVIQRSDLPSKKTDPVMFTLPISIGDIQVEHAMCDLGASINVLPYTINEKLGASKLINTDIMIQLADRSCIHPEGILEDVIVKVNNFLYPADFFVIKMTEPAARKSSGVLLGRPFLSTASTIIDVRNGTISLDFNGAQFTFNIDEAMKRPADNENIYSVDVTEPLV